A genomic region of Vitis vinifera cultivar Pinot Noir 40024 chromosome 7, ASM3070453v1 contains the following coding sequences:
- the LOC104879913 gene encoding uncharacterized protein LOC104879913: protein MAINNDDEKWEEFDSDEEEDEALSFCDLPNDLICKEDNSGKEENPQVVGTGEDFDFGSWNRSLLAESDMCAADEVFFQGQILPLRLSVSSDSGLAGYRNDSRKSSRCVSRSESMDRGSWGGFTSVSSRSSSSRSHNSSISSTSTATTHRSRVRNHFHAHPSPKPQIKIFNTRQGNIGSRGRKSTMWDLFRPGLVRTPEIELQDLKVRSTNKGFDSRNSSRSSSFNSTANNTAKSNHGFNAEKRRSHRFSIKKREFLSGCKCSISAVDPVPSRIVVIKTSSNGGDSNPNERPSQKQRQHVKKKNMHRTFEWLKELSHAAAPDEA, encoded by the coding sequence ATGGCGATAAACAATGATGATGAAAAATGGGAGGAGTTTGACTCTGATGAGGAAGAGGATGAAGCATTGTCGTTCTGTGATCTTCCGAACGATTTAATATGTAAAGAGGATAATTCGGGTAAGGAAGAAAATCCTCAAGTGGTGGGAACCGGGGAAGATTTCGATTTTGGGTCGTGGAATAGGTCTCTTTTGGCAGAATCAGATATGTGTGCGGCAGATGAAGTGTTCTTTCAAGGCCAAATTCTGCCATTACGTCTTTCAGTCAGTTCCGATAGCGGCCTTGCTGGCTACCGCAACGATAGCAGGAAATCAAGCCGGTGTGTCTCGAGGTCTGAGTCCATGGATCGTGGTTCTTGGGGTGGATTTACAAGCGTGAGCAGCAGGAGCAGCAGCAGTAGAAGTCACAATTCATCAATTAGCAGCACCTCCACCGCAACCACACACAGGTCAAGAGTGCGAAATCATTTCCACGCCCACCCAAGCCCCAAGCCCCAGATCAAGATTTTCAACACTCGGCAAGGAAATATCGGCAGCCGGGGCCGCAAATCGACGATGTGGGACCTCTTCCGGCCGGGTTTGGTACGGACACCGGAGATTGAATTGCAAGACCTCAAAGTCCGCTCTACTAACAAGGGTTTTGACAGCCGCAATAGCAGCAGAAGCAGTAGTTTCAACAGCACCGCTAACAACACAGCAAAGAGCAATCATGGTTTCAACGCAGAAAAGCGAAGAAGTCATAGATTTTCCATCAAGAAGAGAGAATTTCTAAGTGGATGTAAGTGTTCGATCAGTGCAGTTGATCCAGTTCCTTCTAGGATTGTCGTCATTAAAACCAGCAGCAATGGGGGTGACAGCAACCCCAATGAACGTCCATCACAGAAACAGCGCCAACacgtgaagaagaagaacatgcATCGCACCTTTGAATGGTTAAAGGAGCTTTCGCATGCAGCTGCTCCTGACGAAGCCTAG
- the LOC100247525 gene encoding probable esterase KAI2: MGIVEEAHNLKVVGSGEQIIVLAHGFGTDQSLWKHLVPHLVDDYRVILFDNMGAGTTNPEYFDFERYSNLEGYAYDVLAILEELQVQSCIFVGHSVSAMIGAIASITRPDLFSKLISINGSPRYLNDVDYYGGFEQEDLDQLFEAMGSNYKAWCSGFAPLAVGGDMDSVAVQEFSRTLFNMRPDIALSVAQTIFQVDLRQILCHVTVPCHILQSIKDLAVPVVVSEYLHQNLGGESIVEVMTSDGHLPQLSSPDIVVPVLLRHIRYNIVT, encoded by the exons ATGGGAATAGTAGAAGAAGCTCACAACTTGAAGGTGGTGGGATCAGGGGAGCAGATCATCGTGCTCGCCCATGGCTTCGGCACCGATCAATCTCTGTGGAAGCATCTTGTTCCTCATCTCGTCGACGACTACCGAGTCATCCTCTTCGATAACATGGGCGCCGGAACCACCAATCCGGAATACTTCGATTTTGAGCGCTACTCCAATCTTGAAGGCTATGCCTACGATGTGCTCGCCATTCTGGAAGAGCTCCAAGTTCAATCTTGCATCTTTGTCGGTCACTCGGTTTCCGCCATGATTGGCGCCATCGCCTCCATCACTCGGCCTGATCTTTTCTCCAAGCTCATCTCGATCAACGGTTCTCCCAG GTACCTGAACGACGTTGATTACTACGGAGGATTCGAGCAGGAAGATCTAGACCAGTTATTTGAAGCCATGGGATCGAACTACAAGGCGTGGTGCTCCGGGTTCGCGCCGTTGGCGGTCGGCGGCGACATGGACTCGGTGGCGGTTCAAGAATTCAGCAGGACTCTGTTCAACATGAGGCCGGACATCGCCCTGAGCGTGGCACAGACCATTTTCCAGGTCGATCTCAGGCAGATTTTGTGCCACGTCACGGTCCCTTGTCACATTCTACAGAGCATCAAGGACTTGGCCGTGCCGGTGGTGGTTTCCGAGTACCTGCATCAGAACCTGGGAGGCGAGTCCATTGTGGAGGTGATGACGTCGGACGGCCATCTGCCGCAGCTGAGCTCGCCGGATATTGTAGTGCCAGTGCTCCTTCGTCACATTCGCTATAATATTGTAACTTGA
- the LOC100254308 gene encoding probable protein phosphatase 2C 63: protein MREILESCCRPLERCFKAGGGDELLWHLDLKPHASGDYSIAVVQANSSLEDQSQIFTSPSATYIGVYDGHGGPEASRFITNHIFPFLHKFSSEQGGLSAEVIKKAFNATEEEFLHLVKQSWLARPQIASVGSCCLVGAISNDVLYVANLGDSRAVLGRKVTGGRMNSSQMVVAERLSTDHNVGVEEVRKEVAALHPDDAHIVVYTRGVWRIRGIIQVSRSIGDFYLKKPELSRDPLFQQFGSPIPLKRPVMTAEPSIVIRNLKPHDLFLIFASDGLWEQLSDEAAVEIVLKNPRIGIAKRLVRAALQQAARKREMRYDDIRRIEKGVRRHFHDDITVIVMYLDHAQGSPNGRLKDHGIVDCTSAPADIFSLNSDETHNRFPIVH, encoded by the exons ATGAGAGAGATTTTGGAGTCGTGTTGCAGACCATTGGAGAGGTGTTTCAAGGCAGGTGGTGGAGATGAGCTTCTATGGCACTTGGATTTGAAGCCACATGCATCTGGGGACTATTCGATTGCAGTAGTGCAAGCCAACTCGTCGCTGGAAGACCAAAGCCAGATCTTCACTTCCCCTTCAGCCACATACATCGGTGTCTACGACGGCCACGGCGGTCCTGAAGCCTCTCGCTTTATTACCAACCACATCTTCCCTTTTCTACATA aGTTCTCGTCTGAACAAGGGGGGTTATCTGCGGAAGTGATAAAAAAGGCGTTTAATGCCACTGAAGAGGAATTCTTGCATTTAGTGAAGCAGTCATGGCTAGCTAGGCCCCAGATTGCATCTGTGGGTTCGTGCTGTCTGGTTGGGGCAATTTCGAATGATGTATTGTATGTAGCAAATCTCGGGGACTCAAGGGCAGTCCTTGGGCGGAAAGTCACAGGAGGGAGGATGAATAGCAGTCAGATGGTGGTGGCGGAGCGATTATCAACTGATCATAATGTTGGAGTTGAGGAGGTGAGGAAGGAGGTGGCAGCCCTTCACCCTGATGATGCCCACATTGTGGTGTATACTCGAGGAGTTTGGCGCATTAGGGGCATTATTCAG gtcTCAAGATCAATAGGAGATTTCTATCTAAAGAAACCCGAATTGAGTAGAGATCCTCTTTTTCAACAATTTGGATCACCTATTCCTTTGAAAAGACCAGTAATGACAGCAGAACCCTCGATagtaattagaaatttaaagcCGCACGACTTGTTCTTGATATTTGCATCAGATGGCCTTTGGGAGCAGTTAAGTGATGAAGCAGCTGTTGAAATCGTCTTAAAAAATCCAAGAATT GGAATAGCAAAACGACTAGTGAGAGCTGCCCTTCAGCAAGCAGCaaggaaaagagaaatgagATATGACGACATAAGAAGAATTGAAAAAGGGGTGAGGCGCCATTTCCATGATGACATCACTGTAATTGTGATGTACCTTGATCATGCACAAGGCTCTCCAAATGGGAGACTCAAGGATCATGGCATTGTTGACTGCACCAGTGCCCCAGCTGACATCTTCTCTCTTAATTCAGATGAAACCCACAACCGATTTCCCATTGTTCACTAG
- the LOC100242388 gene encoding subtilisin-like protease SBT1.7 — MKGLGFLLTVALTLLGFCHVFVAAVERNDEERRTYIVHMATSQMPESFQERAHWYDSSLKSVSESAEMLYKYSNVIHGFSTRLTAEEARSLQGRPGILSILEEVRYELHTTRTPEFLGLDKSADLFPESGSASEVIIGVLDTGIWPESKSFDDTGLGPIPSSWKGECETGTNFTSSSCNRKLIGARFFSKGYEATLGPIDESKESKSPRDDDGHGTHTATTAAGSVVEGASLFGFAEGTARGMATRARIAAYKVCWIGGCFSTDILAALDKAVEDNVNILSLSLGGGMSDYYRDSVAMGAFGAMEKGILVSCSAGNSGPSPYSLSNVAPWITTVGAGTLDRDFPAFVSLGNGKNYSGVSLYRGDPLPGTLLPFVYAGNASNAPNGNLCMTNTLIPEKVAGKMVMCDRGVNPRVQKGSVVKAAGGIGMVLANTGTNGEELVADAHLLPATAVGQKSGDAIKSYLFSDHDATVTILFEGTKVGIQPSPVVAAFSSRGPNSITPDILKPDLIAPGVNILAGWSGAVGPTGLPTDKRHVDFNIISGTSMSCPHISGLAGLLKAAHPEWSPAAIRSALMTTAYTNYKSGQKIQDVATGKPSTAFDHGAGHVDPVSALNPGLIYDLTVDDYLNFLCAINYSAPQISILAKRNFTCDTDKKYSVADLNYPSFAVPLQTPLGGGGEGSSTVVKHTRTLTNVGSPSTYKVSIFSESESVKISVEPGSLSFSELNEKKSFKVTFTATSMPSNTNIFGRIEWSDGKHVVGSPIVVSWT, encoded by the coding sequence ATGAAGGGGTTGGGATTTCTTCTTACTGTTGCGCTTACGCTTCTGGGTTTCTGCCACGTATTTGTGGCGGCAGTGGAGAGGAACGATGAAGAGAGGAGGACCTACATCGTTCACATGGCCACATCCCAAATGCCGGAGAGTTTCCAGGAGCGTGCACACTGGTACGACTCGTCATTGAAATCGGTATCAGAATCAGCTGAAATGCTCTACAAATACAGCAACGTCATTCATGGGTTTTCGACACGGTTGACTGCTGAGGAGGCCCGATCGCTCCAGGGTCGACCTGGGATTCTCTCCATATTGGAGGAGGTGAGATACGAGCTTCACACCACTAGGACACCAGAGTTTCTTGGGCTTGACAAGAGCGCCGATTTGTTTCCTGAATCAGGGTCAGCGAGCGAAGTAATCATCGGGGTACTCGACACTGGCATTTGGCCGGAGAGCAAAAGCTTCGATGATACCGGGCTTGGACCCATCCCCAGTAGCTGGAAAGGCGAGTGCGAAACTGGCACCAACTTCACTTCCTCAAGCTGTAACCGTAAACTAATAGGGGCCAGGTTTTTCTCCAAAGGCTACGAGGCTACTCTGGGACCAATCGATGAAAGCAAAGAGTCGAAATCGCCAAGAGACGACGATGGTCACGGAACCCACACTGCAACCACAGCAGCCGGTTCTGTAGTGGAAGGAGCGAGCCTATTCGGGTTCGCAGAAGGGACGGCGCGTGGTATGGCCACGCGCGCCAGAATAGCTGCATATAAAGTGTGCTGGATAGGAGGATGCTTCAGCACGGACATATTGGCGGCCTTGGACAAGGCAGTGGAAGACAACGTCAACATTCTTTCACTGTCGCTAGGTGGTGGAATGTCCGATTATTATCGAGATAGTGTTGCCATGGGAGCTTTTGGGGCAATGGAAAAGGGCATTCTCGTGTCCTGCTCAGCCGGAAATTCAGGCCCCAGTCCCTACAGTTTATCAAATGTCGCACCATGGATCACCACCGTCGGTGCCGGAACCTTGGATCGCGACTTCCCTGCCTTCGTTAGCCTCGGCAACGGCAAGAACTACTCCGGCGTGTCCCTCTACAGAGGCGACCCACTACCGGGAACGCTACTTCCATTTGTTTATGCTGGTAATGCGAGTAACGCACCAAATGGGAATCTATGCATGACCAATACGTTGATACCAGAGAAAGTAGCTGGAAAGATGGTGATGTGTGATCGCGGGGTGAACCCTAGGGTTCAGAAGGGATCGGTGGTGAAAGCAGCTGGTGGTATCGGCATGGTTTTGGCCAACACTGGCACCAACGGGGAAGAGCTTGTGGCTGACGCCCACTTACTGCCGGCAACGGCGGTTGGCCAGAAGTCCGGCGATGCCATTAAGAGCTATCTGTTTTCGGATCACGACGCTACCGTTACAATTCTCTTTGAAGGTACAAAGGTCGGTATCCAACCCTCACCGGTGGTGGCCGCCTTTAGCTCGAGAGGTCCCAACTCAATCACCCCCGATATTCTCAAACCTGATCTGATAGCTCCAGGTGTCAACATCTTAGCGGGATGGTCGGGTGCAGTGGGTCCCACTGGGTTACCAACCGACAAAAGACACGTGGATTTCAACATTATTTCGGGCACCTCCATGTCTTGTCCTCACATTAGTGGGCTAGCTGGACTTTTAAAAGCGGCCCACCCAGAGTGGAGCCCTGCTGCAATACGCTCAGCCCTCATGACCACCGCCTATACAAACTACAAGAGCGGGCAAAAGATCCAAGACGTTGCCACCGGAAAGCCATCCACAGCTTTTGATCACGGCGCTGGCCATGTGGACCCAGTATCTGCCCTCAATCCGGGCCTCATCTACGATCTAACCGTTGACGACTATCTCAACTTCCTCTGCGCCATAAACTACAGCGCGCCACAGATCTCCATTCTCGCCAAGAGAAACTTCACGTGTGACACAGATAAAAAATACAGTGTGGCCGATCTTAACTACCCCTCCTTTGCGGTTCCACTCCAAACCCCACTAGGTGGTGGCGGCGAAGGCTCGTCCACAGTGGTCAAGCACACGCGCACTCTCACAAATGTGGGCTCACCCTCAACGTATAAAGTCTCAATATTTTCAGAGAGCGAGTCAGTTAAGATTTCGGTTGAGCCGGGATCGCTGAGTTTCAGCGAGTTGAATgagaaaaaatcttttaaagtaaCCTTCACCGCCACCTCAATGCCGTCAAACACCAATATTTTCGGCCGCATCGAGTGGTCGGACGGCAAGCACGTGGTCGGAAGTCCAATCGTGGTCAGCTGGACCTAG